The genomic region TTCAACAATGTCGTTGGAGCCTAACTCCCCAAATCGTTTACATATGAATGTTCCTGCTCTATTAATAACAATACTGAAGAGAATAAATCAATCCAAATTGGCCAGCTATTAGCCATACTAGAACCATCTTATAACAGATAAGGCCATCATCTAGCAATCataataattcataataacTCGTTCTGTAGACCGttattgattttgtgattCCTTTACCATGTTCCTCTATGCCTCATTCTCTATATTCCCTTCCAATGTTGCACCATTCTCATTAGCCgtattcataataaaaaaaataattagaatttaaattttctgagctaaaatataatataccTTAAAATATggtcaaattttatatttttatagaaagattgaatcattaataataatatttgatatttcattataataataataataatatatattttttttaaataaatttagtattgtaataaaaaaatataagatgcattaaaaaaataaaaataaaaaatataatggaaaattattaataatataataaaaaaaaagaaagggaatattgtagaaacaaaaaaaaaatagttttccgATATTGTAAAACAATTTCTGACATTTAACACAAGACCTAAAGAAAGTTCACACATTTGTTGAATGTTGGATGCATAATAAATCATGGACTCAAATTTATCATATAACAATTTCATAATTACCAATAAAAAGTgtcttttgattttctaaaaaaaaagtgaGCATTTGCCTTTTATATACTAAGAAAAGGATATGTAAGGAAAATATGAACAGATTTCTTAAACTCATTGTAAAAGACAAAATCCATATatagagaataaaaaattcaaatatgaaatctatcacttttaaaaatttaatattcttatcaCGTTAGCTAAATGTCAAGTgtcactttattttttttaataatattactatttaaaagaaaatatctgacaaaaaaatataaaaaaataatatagataattcacttaaaattcaaatctaaaatatattttgattaaacaaataaataataaagagaaatataGCTTTAAAagaatcatatatttattgagcaataatttttatttttcaattcaaaagttaataTAGGacattttttctcaaaaaaaatatgtagGACATAatgattatttctttttagttatCACTAGCTATTTCTTATacgataatatttttattattattttaattataaatacttttaatacataaaatttagatttaatatttgatttaagaatatttatatttatttagttaaattaaatcaaatatatataataatattcagtgaaagatataattaataatacatcatataaaatgataaaatttaattaattaatctattaatatattaactaatattaaaatagttaaaaaattattttaaaattataatttttttaattatcaaatttccttctaattaacatataaattatatgctatatttaaaattaaaagtattgtttaattaaaagataatataaaaactccacattaatattatgattatgCATAAGGGTAGgtgtatatattaaaattactaagataaatatgtcaaaaaaatttatatatcaatttatataatatatttttagaaagagatatccatattataatcagtAACAAATTgatcaatattttaatataacaaGAGATTTAATCCAAAAATAgaaccaataaaaaaataaataaacatcaGAAACTTTGACAATTCTAGGCTAAGATGCACtctaataaatatcaaatatacgtttataatcaaaagtttggaaattcaaatttttaaatatacaataatatgAATTATATTACGTTATTTAAATTCGGCCTTTGGGAAAATTCttcaatttatgaatatttaaacaaataattcGAAAACTTTCCCATAATGGAAAGGATAATTTTTTGAACATCTAAATCATaccacaaatatataaatagataacGGTAAAGAATGAGGGTGTTAATAGCACTTAATTAGGCATTAACTACCCTAATTTCTCAGCTAAGCCTCCATTTAATACCCGCCCACATTAAAGCAATCATGCAATAATCAATCCCACTCTCACAAAGCGCTTGTAAAACACGTCTATTAAAGATCTAAAACCGACAAACAGCGCGTGTGTTTACAAATCCTTACAAGAGCTGTGGGGACTGCAACGGCGTCGTATCCATCTCGGGAAATGGAGCCCATATTTTTGCATTAGACAAGTTTGCGTCAATGTCTTTGAAACTTCTTCATTTCTCAGTACTTCAGAACTTGAAAGAGTTTCTCTTTGGCTTGTAATGAACCACCCACAAAACACATGACTGAGTCCACTCAGTACCAACTCGGGTGAGTTCATGATAATTATAAGCTTCTTAGTTTGTTATTTgggttcttcttcttttaaagACAGAATTTTTACTTGTTTGGTTGCTGAGAAACTGaaggaaaatgaagtttgtgaATGAAAGGAAAAGGACTTTTGGCTATTTGAGTATCTGGGTTATGCACCTAAGCAAGTTTATAGCTGCATTGGGTTTAGCTTTAGTGTAGTCTTGTTGCGTTTCTTCTAGGTTGTTGCTTTCTTTTGGCAATCCAACAAAACGCTTTTTTCcttgtttaaatttttgggatttactattcttttatttaatgataagTTCAATGGAAAATGTTGAATTTTAACATATTatcctctttttatttttttctttcattttaacaGGATACTCGTTAATATGCTTAGTCAATTGGATTACTGAAGAATTATTTTCTGGAAAGATGTGTAATGAGATACAATCATGGACTTTTATCGGGCTAGTGGGTGCATTTCTTGATCTTTCAATTGCCTTTCTGCTTCTCTGTGCATCAACTCTTGCTTATTTTGTCTCAAAATTTCTGGGTTTGTTTGGTTTATGTCTTCCATGCCCTTGTAATGGACTTTTTGGTGATCCTAATGGTGGTAAATGCTGGCAAAGAGTGATGGTAGATTGTCCGTCAGAGAATATATCCTCTGTGCAGTTCTCTGTTAGAAGCAAGATcccttttgataaaatatgGGACAAAAAGTTGAAACCTGAATCTGGTGTTAACCTGAAAAATCTAGAAGATAAATTTGCTAGATTAGATGATGAAGCATCATGTAGCTTGGTTCAGGAGAGGAGTGGTGTAATGTGTGCAAGTGGTGTGAACGAAGAGAAATTTGATATCAAGGGGAAGGGGGTTTGGAATCAGAAGGTGAGACAAGCTCTTAGGCGTCGGAGGAAAGGTGCGATGGTGAATGGAAGGTCTTCTTCTGTTGCTTCATCTGAGACTTTTCATTCGGATGCACAAACACTTCCTCAGTCTCCTGCCAGTGTTATTAAGATGGTGAATGGAAGTAAAGAAGGTACCATGATAGCAGATAATGTTCTGTTAGCATTATTCTCATAATTTATCTttgcattaaaatttaagccactttaagaagataaaaacTTTGTGGTTTTTGCAATGGAATTACAATCGTATTGAAGAGAGTAAAGAGGTTCTACAACATAAGATTGTGTTTTTAAATTGTGACAAATTGTTTCCATATCTAAACTTAACAAAAAATGATTACTATTATTTCTCTTTCATTGTCCATGAGAAGGTCCAAATGATAGAACTGAACCATCCAATGATAGTCCAATGCTTGCAGAAGTTCCAAACATAGAGGTGTATGGTTTACTGATTGAAACCTGTAAATTATGTTGACACATTGAAGTAGTGTATCTCAACTTCATAATTAcctaattttccaatttcAAATATAAGAGGAAGACTTGGTATCTTTTCTAGACTGTATATTATTACAAGATGGCATGTAAGTTTGAGTTATAATTCTTGAGTGTTTTACTTCATTTAATCCCAAGAAGAAAATGTTTTGAACATGTTCCAGAATGTATCTACATTCTTGCATATGCTCATGCTAAAGTGTATTTCAAATGCTGCTTCTAACGTACACCATTATGTGACTTTAGATGGCAGGGACTCTTTAATGGACTTGGGTTTGCTGGGAAGAGAGTCCCCTGGTTCTGTATCAAAGGAACCTACAAAAGATAAGAAACCAACAGAGAAGGATGGATTATATGCTGatgatttgaaatttaatgTAGAAGGGGAGCTTTCTGATGGCAATGATGAAAAGCATACAATTAGAGTCCTCGAACAAGCACTAGAGGAAGAGCAAGCAGCTCATTCTGCATTGTACCTTGAGCTTGATAAAGAGAGGAGTGCTGCTGCTACTGCTGCAGATGAGGCCATGGCAATGATACTACGTTTACAAGGGGAGAAGGCATCGATTGAAATGGAAGCTAGGCAGTACCAGAGGATGATAGAAGAAAAGTCTGCTTATGATTTTGAAGAGATGAACATTCTCAAAGAGATCCTACTAAGaagggaaaaggaaaaacactTCTTGGAGAAGGAAGTTGAAACTTACAGGCAAATGATTTTTGGGAGTGAGCAGTTGGATTCTGATGCACAAGATATAGGAACCTCACGTGGAAGAAGGGCCTCTTCATTACTATATTCAAGTGAGGATCCAGTGCTGATGCTGCAGAAGATTAGTGAATCTTTTTATGAGACAGAACATGTGGAAAATACAAACAAATTTTCTGAATGTGAAGTTACTTCTATTGTATCACAAGATCATTCTCTTGCCTTTGGGAAAGAGTTACCAATCCCAGAATTGGATGGAGCTGATTCTTCAAAACAAGGGTGTATTCCTAGGGAACCAAGTGTTAACAAATATCATTGTCTGTCAGGTGGCAATGGAGAAATCAATGAGAAGTTCGAAGAGATCAGATCATTATCATGGGAAAGAAGTTCATTTTCTCAGGAAACAGATATGCAGAGTTTAGAGATGCATACAGAAATTAACTTGCCTACCGCAGAAGGGTATACTTCGAGCGAGAGATTTAACACCAGTGTTGGGGAAATAAAGCAACAAGGTGATGTCATCAGTACAAGCCAAGGGTCACCAAATTCAATCCAGCCTTGCGATGTAACCAAGAATATTTTTCCATATGGATGTGATGATTCAAAGAAGTATGACAAAGATTCAAGCAATGGACTGTCCGACACGGGTCCATGTGTGCATGATGTTCATGTGATtgatgataaattaaatttgtgtgATGAAGTCAGAGGAAATGGAAGGGAAACATTATCAGAAATTGTTTCCTTAGACTTCCCAAAATCATGCAATAGTCCAGTAATGAACAGAAGGCAAACTGAGCAGCACATCAGCAGAAGCTGCTCAGAAATAACTAGTGGATTGCCACCCAGAGGTTTCTTGCAAAGAAAACCCTTGGTTTCTGATCTCCGGAGAAATTCCATGTCTGCGGTTGACTATGAGAGGTTTAAAATTGACAACGAAGTTGGGTGGCTAAGAGAAAGGCTAAGGATCATACAAGAGGGTAGAGAAAAGCTCAATATCTCTTTGGAGCATCGGGAAAAAGAGAATGTTCAGTTGCTACTTTTGGAGAATATTGTGAGCCAGCTTCAAGAGATTCGTCAATTAACAGAACCTGGAAATGCTGTTCGCCAGGTCTCACTGCCTCCTCCATCCTGTAAGGTATGGtctttaatgatttatttaatacaGTTTAAATGATTGGCTGGTGTGTATTATACTGTGAcatcttcttcatcttttcatttataaacAGAGTATGGTAGTTAACTTGTGCCTCTTGGTAATTGAATGGTGTTTTGTTTTGGCACATAATAAACTCAGTTCTAGACACCTGCAGTAAAGTGGTGACCTTGAAATGTTTCTGTTTAGTAGATTACAAAacctatttctttttgaagtcTAAGTGAAGTTCTAaagcaatttttatttaggtCTACATGGAGTTCTACTCTGGACTAAATTCTGTAGGGGGGGCTATAATTGTGGGTTATTTTTTGCACCCAAATTTCTCACAACTGCTTTTTGGACATTTCTTCCTACAATTGGTGCTTGTTTAATgaatttgcatttattttttgtgttgATATATGCTTAATTATGTCTATTGTACATAAGAACAATATTTGAGTACCACTATGGTGTTTGTGAATTTCTGGTTTGACAATCCTTTTCCTGTTCTGGTGTGCACTACTAGTGCATGTTCGTTCATCCAGTCATAACAACAGAgctgtttcattttcatttttatgctctcttgctgctgctgctgctgatgCTTGTGGTGCAACTTACTCGTTTAGTCATTTTGTTCtgataaaaaaagaactcCAATATTTTCAGATTATGTCAAAGAAAAGGCGCTGGCGAAGTGTTTCTTTAGAAGTTCATAGAAGCACTTAAGTAATGATCATGGAGTTAGTTTGGAACTTTATGGAGAAGGAAGCTGTGTTAAAATAAGGGAGTTGCTAGAGGAATTATAAGGCAGATCTACCAACTTCTCTGTGCTTCTTACATCTACAAGCAGAAAGCTAAACCAGTGATGTTGGATCTTGTTCAAAGCTGCTGGCAGGATTATACGCAAGCATTGGAGTAGGGCAAGTGCATTTTCTTGTAAAATTTGCAGCTTTATTAACTATGAGCCTTGTTGGTTCCACTTGAGAAGTCGTACCTATTTGGGAACTGTTCAAGGAAGTACCACCTGAGAAGAAAATTTCTGCCATGAAATGTTTCTTTTGAGAAGGTAAATTTCTGTTACAAACTGTTTCTTGGATTACAtttgaaataaagatgaataagttgacattcttttcttttgaatacTGGAGACTAGTTGAGTCTGGTATGGAAacgttatttcctcagattatGTAAATTTGAGTTGTTATAGTAGTTCTGTTTTATAATCTTCGATTCTGATTTTGGATGGAGTAGGATACATTTCTATTTACATAGTTGTCAAGGACAAGAATGTGGTTGTTGATTGGCAGATAGTAGGTGCACATAAGTTGAGATATTCAGTTGTATCATctagattatatatatatatatatatatatatatatatatatatatgaagctTTAGAAAACGTTTAACCATAAACTTGAAGTAATTAACAGGTGTCGTATAATTGGGTGGAGCAAAAATCGATTccttgtcttttcttttggtaGGTTTCAGTATACACGCAGAAACAGAAActagtatatattattaagaggcttgaaataaattcttttttcatatcTTGGTTCTAACACAGAGTACTTCCTATTAATTTCTATTCaatcttaaataatatatattactattcTCACTGTAAAAAGGTTCCTGAAGAGCAAGTATTTGAACTTGCTGcttgctttttcctttattctttATCATGGCTCAAAAATGATTAGGTCAAAGAAAGGGTAAAAAAGAAAGGGCAAAGCCCAAAACAAAGACAAATCAGGTCATAGCATCTTTAAGATGCCCAAGGCCAAGAATATCAGCTAACAACCAACTAAAAATTCCTGAAGGAGGCTGATCATAAACGTTGATGCCTAAAGAATGAAAGGGGCTCGAGTGAGCAGTCCAGTCAGCACAGTAATTGGCTTCCCTATACAGATTAGAACATTGCACAATCCAATCTTGACCCAAAAGAGCTTGAATTtggagagaaaaagagaatgaCAGCTCCCCATTAAGCAAGAATTCCCAGAAATAGCAGCAAAAGCTTCAGAGGAGTCTGTCTCGACCTCAACTTGTCTATAGCCCAAATCCCAAGTCAATTTAAGACCATTAGCATGACCCTATCAAAGGCACATAACCTTTCAACCAATTTCATGCACAATAGCGGATGACACCTCCGGCAGAAGCTATCCTATTTCTCTATTCAGAGCACCATCCGAATTAATCTTAACAAAGGCTTCAGCAGGAGGACACCGGTAGACCATAATGTTGGGACGCCAAGGGCGAGACATACTCAAGGAACGGCATCTCTCCTCGCTGGCCAAAATCTCTGCACACCTATGCTTAACACAAACAATAGGATCATCAGGCATAACaggataattattaaaaataaaatttaattattccgCCAAAACCAAATATGCCTACAATTAA from Ricinus communis isolate WT05 ecotype wild-type chromosome 9, ASM1957865v1, whole genome shotgun sequence harbors:
- the LOC8280667 gene encoding uncharacterized protein LOC8280667; the protein is MCNEIQSWTFIGLVGAFLDLSIAFLLLCASTLAYFVSKFLGLFGLCLPCPCNGLFGDPNGGKCWQRVMVDCPSENISSVQFSVRSKIPFDKIWDKKLKPESGVNLKNLEDKFARLDDEASCSLVQERSGVMCASGVNEEKFDIKGKGVWNQKVRQALRRRRKGAMVNGRSSSVASSETFHSDAQTLPQSPASVIKMVNGSKEDGRDSLMDLGLLGRESPGSVSKEPTKDKKPTEKDGLYADDLKFNVEGELSDGNDEKHTIRVLEQALEEEQAAHSALYLELDKERSAAATAADEAMAMILRLQGEKASIEMEARQYQRMIEEKSAYDFEEMNILKEILLRREKEKHFLEKEVETYRQMIFGSEQLDSDAQDIGTSRGRRASSLLYSSEDPVLMLQKISESFYETEHVENTNKFSECEVTSIVSQDHSLAFGKELPIPELDGADSSKQGCIPREPSVNKYHCLSGGNGEINEKFEEIRSLSWERSSFSQETDMQSLEMHTEINLPTAEGYTSSERFNTSVGEIKQQGDVISTSQGSPNSIQPCDVTKNIFPYGCDDSKKYDKDSSNGLSDTGPCVHDVHVIDDKLNLCDEVRGNGRETLSEIVSLDFPKSCNSPVMNRRQTEQHISRSCSEITSGLPPRGFLQRKPLVSDLRRNSMSAVDYERFKIDNEVGWLRERLRIIQEGREKLNISLEHREKENVQLLLLENIVSQLQEIRQLTEPGNAVRQVSLPPPSCKIMSKKRRWRSVSLEVHRST